From one Acidobacteriota bacterium genomic stretch:
- the rpoD gene encoding RNA polymerase sigma factor RpoD — MTDYDEKEDLVDRLMAMGRGKKFLSFDDLNREMPDKMMSPEDIEDVLERLEGANISVTDSDSQLLEQAASLALDDEQELDEDELDLDLSAGTLDKSNDPVRLYLREMGIVPLLTREGEVAIAQRIERGQIKTQKSISRSPIAVARLIKLGEELEKGKASIREVVNFSEQAELTGEEDKVDEYLRWTLEGISNISSNYGRALRSFADLRAEQAKAKGKATKKVLGLKRQTARARLEISQEIKNLNLTEYAKQVLIGSIRKVAEDIRKFEKEIRRSEEKIEEKTPGETKKDLHAKIVDAKHGLAGIEESFHLSVIEIKRSLQSILIGEQQTNQAKRELVEANLRLVVSIAKKYTNRGLQFLDLIQEGNIGLMKAVDKFEWRRGYKFSTYATWWIRQAITRAIADQARTIRIPVHMIETINKLIRTSRQLVQELGREPTSEEIAKKMDIPVSKVRKVLKIAQEPISLETPIGEEEDSHLGDFIEDRSIMNPAESVTFGNLREITDEVLATLTPREEKVIKMRFGLGNTGSEHTLEEVGQHFAVTRERIRQIEAKALRKLRHPSRSRRLKAFLEGKQ, encoded by the coding sequence ATGACTGATTACGATGAAAAGGAAGACCTGGTCGATCGGCTGATGGCTATGGGCCGCGGCAAAAAGTTCCTCAGCTTTGACGATCTTAACCGCGAGATGCCCGACAAGATGATGTCGCCGGAGGATATCGAGGACGTTCTCGAACGGCTCGAAGGCGCGAACATCTCCGTCACCGATTCCGATTCCCAACTGCTTGAACAGGCCGCGAGCCTGGCTCTTGACGACGAACAGGAACTCGACGAGGACGAACTCGATCTCGACCTTTCGGCCGGAACGCTCGACAAGTCGAACGATCCGGTCCGCCTCTACCTTCGCGAAATGGGAATCGTTCCGTTGCTCACGCGCGAGGGCGAGGTCGCGATCGCGCAACGAATCGAGCGCGGACAGATCAAGACCCAGAAGTCGATCTCCCGCTCGCCGATCGCCGTCGCGCGACTGATCAAACTCGGTGAAGAACTGGAGAAAGGCAAAGCGAGCATCCGCGAGGTCGTCAATTTCTCGGAGCAAGCCGAATTGACGGGTGAAGAGGATAAGGTCGACGAGTATCTGCGTTGGACGCTCGAGGGCATTTCCAACATAAGCTCCAACTATGGACGCGCGCTCAGGTCTTTCGCGGATCTGCGTGCCGAACAGGCGAAAGCAAAAGGCAAAGCGACGAAAAAGGTCCTCGGACTGAAACGTCAGACGGCCCGCGCGCGTCTTGAGATCTCGCAAGAGATCAAGAACCTGAACCTGACGGAGTATGCGAAACAGGTTTTGATCGGCTCGATCCGGAAGGTCGCCGAGGATATCCGCAAGTTCGAGAAAGAAATCCGGCGTTCGGAAGAAAAGATCGAGGAAAAGACCCCGGGCGAAACGAAAAAGGACCTGCACGCGAAGATCGTCGATGCGAAACACGGTTTGGCCGGCATCGAAGAGTCCTTTCATCTCTCGGTCATCGAGATCAAGCGTTCGCTGCAGTCGATCCTTATCGGCGAACAGCAGACGAATCAGGCGAAGCGCGAACTCGTCGAGGCAAACTTGCGGCTCGTCGTATCCATCGCCAAGAAGTACACCAACCGCGGACTTCAATTCCTGGACCTGATCCAGGAAGGCAACATCGGGCTGATGAAGGCCGTCGACAAGTTTGAATGGCGCCGCGGCTACAAGTTCTCGACGTACGCGACCTGGTGGATCCGCCAGGCCATCACCCGCGCGATCGCCGACCAGGCCCGCACGATCCGCATCCCGGTCCATATGATCGAGACGATCAACAAGCTCATTCGCACCTCGCGCCAGCTGGTGCAGGAACTCGGCCGCGAACCGACGAGCGAAGAGATCGCGAAGAAGATGGATATCCCGGTTTCGAAGGTTCGCAAGGTCTTGAAGATCGCGCAGGAACCGATATCGCTCGAGACGCCGATCGGCGAAGAGGAAGATTCGCATCTCGGAGATTTCATCGAGGACCGCTCGATTATGAATCCGGCGGAATCAGTGACCTTCGGCAACCTACGGGAAATCACGGACGAAGTCCTGGCAACGCTCACGCCGCGCGAGGAAAAGGTCATCAAGATGCGTTTCGGACTTGGAAACACGGGCTCGGAACACACGCTCGAAGAGGTCGGCCAGCACTTCGCCGTGACCCGCGAGCGTATCCGCCAGATCGAAGCGAAAGCGCTGCGAAAATTGCGTCACCCGTCGCGTTCACGCCGCTTGAAGGCGTTCCTCGAAGGAAAACAGTAG
- a CDS encoding amidohydrolase family protein: protein MKIRISGIAVLALTLILSVSLRAQGRGETFALTNAKIVTVSGATIDKGTIVIRDGLIEAVGADAKVPADARVIDASGLTVYPGFFDALSNLGLAAPAQQPTRGPGGGGGPQAAQTAPTTNSNYPVGMQPEKNVLDDLRGGDAQFEAVRNAGFTTALTVGRDGVFNGRSAVINLAGETVSALVIRDNFGEHFSFRTVPGAFPASLLGTFAAFRQMMLDAQRLQKLQKAYAANPRGLKRPESDRSLEALFPVLDGAMPVVFNATTENEIVRALDLAKEFNLKALIGGGLEAWKVADRLKAQNVPVLLSLNFPKRTAAASPDADPESLETLRLRAEIPKGAGVLAQKGVRFAFQSGGLTSPADFFANASKSVENGLSKDAALRAMTLSAAEILGVDNRLGSIETGKIANLTVTRGEIFGKDRQVTHVFVDGRLFEQKERPKAPPAANTPNATTTPALASVAGAWQITLEIPGQQLPGKLDLKQDGAIVSGTISTDATGSSPIKDGKATADGLRFSTTVTFGGATFDISVNGKVSGNQITGTLDSPQGAIPFSGTKIP from the coding sequence ATGAAAATCAGGATTTCCGGCATCGCCGTTTTGGCGCTGACTTTGATTCTTTCGGTATCTTTGCGCGCGCAAGGCCGAGGCGAAACGTTCGCTTTGACCAACGCGAAGATCGTCACCGTATCGGGCGCGACGATCGACAAGGGAACGATCGTTATCCGCGACGGATTGATCGAGGCCGTCGGAGCCGATGCAAAGGTTCCGGCCGACGCCCGCGTCATCGACGCCAGCGGCCTGACGGTTTACCCGGGCTTTTTCGATGCGCTGTCTAACCTCGGACTCGCGGCGCCGGCCCAGCAACCCACGCGTGGTCCGGGCGGCGGCGGGGGACCGCAAGCCGCACAGACCGCGCCGACGACGAATTCCAACTACCCCGTCGGAATGCAGCCCGAAAAGAACGTTCTCGACGATCTCCGTGGCGGCGACGCGCAGTTTGAGGCTGTCCGCAACGCCGGATTCACAACTGCGTTGACCGTCGGGCGCGACGGGGTTTTCAACGGCCGGTCGGCGGTGATCAACCTCGCCGGCGAGACGGTTTCGGCGCTCGTCATCAGGGACAACTTCGGAGAGCATTTCAGCTTTCGGACCGTTCCCGGCGCGTTTCCGGCATCGCTTCTCGGAACCTTCGCGGCGTTTCGCCAGATGATGCTCGATGCGCAGCGGCTACAGAAGCTTCAGAAGGCCTATGCCGCGAATCCGCGCGGACTGAAACGCCCCGAGAGCGACCGCTCGCTCGAGGCATTGTTTCCGGTTCTCGACGGCGCGATGCCGGTCGTTTTCAATGCCACGACCGAGAACGAGATCGTTCGCGCCCTTGATCTGGCGAAAGAGTTCAATCTCAAGGCGCTGATCGGCGGCGGACTCGAAGCCTGGAAAGTCGCCGACCGCTTGAAGGCACAGAACGTTCCCGTCTTGCTGTCGCTGAATTTTCCGAAAAGAACGGCCGCGGCATCGCCGGATGCCGATCCGGAAAGCCTCGAAACGCTTCGCCTGCGGGCGGAGATCCCGAAAGGCGCAGGAGTTCTGGCGCAAAAAGGCGTCAGGTTCGCATTCCAGTCGGGCGGACTGACGTCGCCGGCGGACTTTTTCGCCAATGCCTCGAAGTCGGTCGAGAACGGCCTCTCAAAGGATGCGGCGCTGCGCGCGATGACGCTTTCGGCGGCCGAGATCCTGGGAGTCGACAATCGACTGGGCAGCATTGAGACCGGCAAGATCGCGAATTTGACGGTGACCCGCGGCGAAATTTTCGGCAAAGACCGTCAGGTGACGCATGTGTTTGTCGACGGGCGACTCTTCGAACAAAAGGAGCGGCCGAAGGCGCCGCCGGCTGCGAATACGCCGAACGCGACGACGACGCCCGCTTTGGCCTCGGTCGCCGGCGCCTGGCAGATCACCCTTGAGATTCCGGGACAGCAGCTACCTGGAAAACTCGATCTGAAACAGGACGGCGCGATCGTATCGGGCACGATCTCGACGGATGCGACAGGCAGTTCGCCGATCAAGGATGGCAAGGCGACGGCCGACGGACTGAGGTTCTCGACAACGGTGACGTTTGGCGGCGCGACTTTCGACATTTCGGTGAACGGCAAGGTCTCGGGCAATCAGATCACCGGCACACTCGATTCGCCGCAGGGGGCGATTCCGTTTTCAGGAACCAAGATCCCGTAA
- a CDS encoding amidohydrolase has translation MRKAFVLLLIISIGFVSPVLVAAQSGKEVLIRNATVMTAARGTLENADILIQNGKIAKIGKNLKAGANAQVIDATGKFVTPGIVDCHSHTMLDAINEFSFSVTSMTDVSDVLNPSDIAIYRALAGGVTAANLLHGSANSIGGQSSTVKFKWGRPAAEFLVADAPKGIKFALGENPKRTHVQLQPGQVARYPRTRMGVMETIRDAFVRARDYKLAWTDFKAGKTKVEPRRDLELEPIVEILEGKRLVHAHGYRSDEHLNLLKIADEFGFKVGTLQHGLEAYKIAPEIAKHGAGVSIFTDNWSYKFEAYDAIPYNAYILWKAGVVVSINSDSDERMRRLNIDAAKVMKYGGVPEEEALKMITLNPAKQLGIDKRTGSIEVGKDADIVIWNAHPFSVYSRPEMTLIEGEVYFDRSKDIERRAELEKERKQLEQMDVNKVPGSGPTTQPRVPAEKRVKDRDDADQERIGDNK, from the coding sequence ATGAGAAAAGCGTTTGTTTTATTGTTGATCATTTCGATCGGTTTTGTTTCGCCGGTGTTGGTCGCGGCGCAATCCGGAAAAGAGGTTTTGATCCGGAACGCGACGGTGATGACGGCCGCGCGCGGAACGCTCGAAAATGCGGATATCCTGATCCAGAACGGCAAGATCGCGAAGATCGGGAAGAACCTGAAAGCCGGCGCCAATGCGCAGGTGATCGACGCGACCGGCAAGTTCGTAACGCCCGGGATCGTCGATTGCCACTCGCACACGATGCTCGACGCGATCAACGAATTCTCGTTTTCGGTGACGTCGATGACCGACGTGAGCGACGTATTGAATCCTTCCGACATCGCCATTTATCGCGCGCTTGCCGGAGGCGTGACGGCGGCCAATCTGCTGCACGGCTCGGCGAATTCGATCGGCGGCCAGAGTTCGACGGTGAAGTTCAAATGGGGCAGGCCGGCAGCGGAATTTCTCGTTGCCGACGCTCCGAAAGGGATCAAATTCGCGCTCGGCGAGAATCCGAAGCGCACACACGTCCAACTTCAGCCGGGTCAGGTGGCGCGCTACCCGCGGACCCGAATGGGCGTGATGGAAACGATCCGCGATGCGTTTGTCCGCGCGCGCGACTACAAGCTGGCCTGGACGGATTTCAAAGCAGGAAAAACGAAGGTCGAACCGCGGCGCGATCTCGAACTCGAGCCGATCGTCGAGATCCTCGAAGGCAAACGGCTCGTTCACGCCCACGGTTACCGTTCAGACGAACATCTCAACCTGCTCAAGATCGCCGACGAATTCGGCTTCAAGGTCGGGACGCTCCAGCACGGGCTCGAAGCTTACAAGATCGCCCCCGAGATCGCCAAGCACGGCGCAGGCGTGTCGATATTCACCGACAACTGGTCGTACAAGTTCGAGGCCTACGACGCGATCCCTTACAACGCTTACATCCTTTGGAAAGCCGGCGTCGTCGTTTCGATCAACTCGGATTCGGACGAGCGTATGCGCCGGCTCAACATCGATGCCGCGAAAGTGATGAAATACGGCGGAGTTCCCGAAGAGGAAGCGCTCAAGATGATCACCCTGAATCCGGCGAAGCAACTCGGGATCGACAAGCGGACGGGCTCGATCGAAGTCGGAAAGGATGCCGATATCGTCATCTGGAACGCGCATCCGTTCAGCGTTTATTCGAGACCGGAGATGACGCTGATCGAAGGCGAGGTCTACTTCGACCGTTCAAAGGACATCGAACGCCGCGCTGAATTGGAAAAGGAACGAAAGCAACTCGAACAAATGGACGTCAATAAGGTCCCGGGCTCGGGGCCGACGACTCAGCCGCGCGTGCCGGCCGAGAAGCGGGTCAAAGACCGTGACGACGCGGATCAGGAACGCATTGGAGACAACAAATGA
- a CDS encoding polysaccharide deacetylase family protein has product MLFPDGKSKALILSFDDGPIADRRLVKLMNQFGLVGTFHLNSNKLGEKDYLTKEEISGLFKGHEVSVHSANHPPLTKLPKLDVVYEIVEDRRELERLTGYSVRGMAYPFGNFNDQVIDAIRGLGIEYARTVQDTGEFGIPDDFLKWHPTIHQFGGAYFRPNDPANDKRELERFYGVIARFLKADAPALLDVWGHSWENNGEGDRWTEQEKFFKMVANNPDICYTTHIGLVDYVNAFRNLRFSVEKKIVTNLSSVDVFVRAGGKTHKIAAGSTIILK; this is encoded by the coding sequence ATGCTTTTTCCCGACGGCAAGTCAAAAGCGTTGATCCTCAGTTTTGACGACGGGCCGATCGCCGACCGAAGACTGGTGAAGCTAATGAACCAATTCGGCCTCGTCGGTACTTTTCATCTAAATTCAAACAAACTGGGCGAGAAAGACTATCTCACAAAGGAAGAGATAAGCGGACTTTTCAAAGGTCATGAAGTATCGGTGCACAGCGCGAACCATCCGCCGCTGACGAAACTGCCCAAACTCGACGTGGTCTATGAGATCGTTGAAGATCGAAGGGAACTCGAGAGGTTGACGGGTTACAGCGTTCGCGGAATGGCGTATCCGTTCGGAAATTTCAATGATCAGGTCATCGATGCGATCAGGGGCTTGGGCATCGAATATGCGCGGACCGTTCAGGACACCGGCGAATTCGGAATTCCCGACGATTTTCTAAAGTGGCATCCGACGATCCATCAATTCGGCGGCGCGTATTTCCGCCCGAACGACCCCGCCAACGACAAGCGCGAACTCGAGCGTTTCTACGGAGTCATTGCCAGGTTCCTTAAGGCGGATGCTCCGGCACTGCTGGACGTTTGGGGGCACAGTTGGGAAAACAACGGCGAGGGCGACCGTTGGACCGAACAGGAGAAGTTCTTCAAGATGGTCGCGAACAACCCCGACATATGCTACACAACGCACATCGGTTTGGTCGATTACGTTAACGCCTTTCGGAACCTGAGGTTTTCGGTCGAGAAGAAAATCGTCACGAACCTCAGTTCGGTCGACGTCTTTGTAAGGGCGGGCGGAAAAACGCATAAGATCGCCGCCGGTTCGACGATTATTCTGAAATAG
- a CDS encoding DNA primase, with product MRYDQYFIDDLKNRADLLRIIEPYAPLKKKGANWMGCCPFHQEKTPSFSVNPAKGFYKCFGCGKGGTAYNFLMEMEGLTFPEAIERVAEISGVPLPEPIDDKRYEENKKRKKEKKAVAEQIIELNRYALEFWQHELTQSNAHAREAREYLERRELSPETVETFRIGYAPDKWDALLGLLREKGADDKLIELSGLVSKSEEKDRIYDRFRGRLIFPVLNLEGNPVAFGARTLGNGEPKYLNSPETPAYTKGDHLYGLFNTKEEIRRMKYAILVEGYLDFLALQQAGVTNAAASLGTAFTENQARLLGKFARKVVVNYDGDKAGVKAARRAIETLLAEDFEIKVLVLPDGSDPDDFIRANGYAAYKKQHESRAITYLQFVLENAVEARNLATPKHKAEAIEDVMPVLSAIRNPIQKRESFDQAMTYFRVDDGLRRDLWKTVKLGGQFAPDAVRRQVARQTAAKITIAEERLLELLVSDEELRGLILPKIEETDYEMLATAEIFRALLELQKTGDAVTLESLLALVESDEIAGDVLPMLMMIEPPREVGDAIDEVLHEAENCVFSLRSMAISNRILEISRELVAAEQSGDASELARLVDKQLALARVKQDFMSRISAG from the coding sequence ATGCGCTACGACCAATACTTCATCGATGACCTCAAAAACCGCGCCGATCTGCTGCGGATCATAGAACCGTACGCGCCGCTCAAGAAAAAGGGCGCGAACTGGATGGGGTGCTGCCCGTTTCATCAAGAGAAGACGCCGTCATTCTCGGTCAACCCGGCGAAAGGGTTTTACAAGTGCTTCGGTTGCGGAAAGGGCGGGACCGCCTACAATTTCCTGATGGAGATGGAGGGTCTGACGTTTCCGGAAGCGATCGAGCGCGTCGCCGAGATCTCGGGAGTTCCGCTGCCGGAACCGATCGACGACAAACGCTACGAGGAAAACAAAAAGCGCAAAAAGGAAAAAAAGGCGGTCGCCGAACAGATCATCGAGCTGAACCGTTACGCGCTTGAATTCTGGCAGCACGAACTGACGCAAAGCAACGCCCACGCGCGCGAGGCGAGGGAGTATCTCGAACGCCGTGAACTGAGTCCGGAAACGGTTGAGACGTTTCGGATCGGCTACGCGCCCGACAAATGGGACGCGCTTCTCGGACTTCTGCGCGAAAAGGGCGCCGACGACAAATTGATCGAACTTTCGGGACTCGTCAGCAAAAGCGAGGAAAAGGATCGCATCTACGATCGTTTTCGCGGGCGTCTCATCTTTCCCGTCCTTAACCTCGAAGGCAATCCGGTCGCTTTCGGCGCGCGCACTCTCGGAAACGGGGAGCCGAAATACCTGAATTCGCCCGAAACCCCGGCGTATACGAAAGGCGATCATCTCTACGGACTGTTCAATACGAAAGAAGAGATCCGTCGGATGAAATACGCGATCCTTGTCGAAGGCTATCTCGATTTTCTCGCGCTCCAACAGGCCGGCGTGACCAACGCCGCGGCGAGTCTCGGAACGGCGTTCACCGAAAACCAGGCGCGGCTGCTTGGGAAATTTGCGCGGAAAGTGGTTGTCAACTATGATGGTGACAAGGCAGGTGTAAAAGCGGCACGAAGAGCCATCGAGACACTGTTAGCTGAAGATTTTGAAATAAAAGTTCTCGTATTACCTGACGGTTCCGACCCGGACGACTTTATCAGAGCTAACGGCTACGCGGCATACAAAAAGCAGCACGAATCACGCGCGATCACCTATCTTCAATTTGTTTTGGAAAATGCGGTCGAGGCACGCAACCTCGCGACGCCGAAGCACAAAGCCGAGGCGATCGAGGATGTGATGCCCGTGCTGTCGGCTATTCGCAATCCGATCCAGAAACGCGAGTCTTTCGATCAGGCGATGACCTATTTTCGGGTCGATGACGGACTGCGGCGCGATCTTTGGAAAACGGTCAAACTCGGCGGACAGTTCGCGCCCGACGCGGTTCGCCGCCAGGTCGCGCGTCAAACGGCGGCGAAGATCACGATCGCCGAAGAGCGCTTGCTGGAACTTCTTGTCTCTGACGAGGAACTGCGCGGCCTAATTTTGCCGAAGATCGAGGAAACCGATTACGAAATGCTCGCCACCGCCGAGATTTTTCGGGCATTGCTGGAATTGCAAAAGACCGGTGACGCGGTTACACTTGAAAGTTTGCTTGCGTTGGTCGAATCCGACGAGATAGCCGGCGACGTTCTTCCGATGCTGATGATGATCGAACCGCCGCGCGAAGTCGGCGATGCGATCGATGAAGTGCTGCACGAGGCCGAGAATTGCGTCTTTTCATTACGCTCGATGGCGATCTCGAATCGCATTCTCGAGATCAGCCGTGAACTGGTCGCAGCCGAGCAATCGGGAGATGCGAGCGAACTCGCGCGACTCGTCGACAAACAGCTCGCGCTGGCTCGCGTGAAGCAGGATTTTATGTCCCGAATAAGCGCCGGTTGA
- a CDS encoding thiol-disulfide oxidoreductase DCC family protein, with amino-acid sequence MKSVILFDGVCNFCNSSVNFIIGRDKADVFRFAPLQSVAGREFVERFGLDEIDSIILVENDRAYTHSTAALRIARTLGGFWRLFYVFIIVPGFVRDLFYKLFARNRYRLFGQKDACMIPTPEVRKKFLS; translated from the coding sequence ATGAAGTCGGTCATTCTCTTTGACGGCGTGTGCAACTTCTGCAACAGTTCCGTCAATTTCATTATCGGACGCGACAAGGCGGACGTGTTCCGGTTTGCGCCGCTCCAATCGGTTGCCGGCAGGGAGTTTGTCGAACGGTTCGGACTTGACGAGATCGATTCGATCATCCTTGTCGAGAACGACCGCGCCTACACACATTCGACGGCGGCGCTTCGGATCGCGCGGACGCTCGGTGGATTTTGGCGGCTTTTCTACGTGTTCATCATCGTCCCGGGTTTCGTTCGCGACCTCTTTTATAAACTGTTCGCCAGGAATCGCTATCGGCTCTTCGGTCAAAAGGACGCGTGTATGATTCCGACGCCGGAAGTCCGCAAAAAGTTCTTGAGTTAG
- a CDS encoding radical SAM protein yields MSKRIVQSYQKILEREDGYTINRGAQLRVALCYPNTHSVGMANLGLHTMYELFNRIPEVACERVFLPDDADLREYEKTGTPLLSLETQTPISDFDVVAFSISFETDYLNMAKMLKLAKIPVWAKDRNHFHPLVVMGGAASFLNPEPIADFTDVIAVGEGEILAFQLVDAILEHDSRDETLRHLASIGRGFYVPNFYEVIYNDDGTIFDYLPKHEGVPKRVGRALAAINPKEGTLRRAIKRGETELHDFLLGQDVFCPSTSVWSPGAEMGDRLLVEISRGCSQGCRFCWAGYNYYPPRVVPAKDILAKAAEWRSRTNKIGLVSTAVCDHPEISTILRELRAMDYRISVSSLRLDQISDELLDALVESKDQQIAVAPETGSDRLRRVINKNLTNDEIVDICGSVFDRGMLTLKLYLMVGLPTETDEDLDEMFVLVERIKDRMLEAGKKFGRAGRIIPSLNGFVPKPNTPLQWDAICEERELKRRLKYVCKGLSRIPNVEVRFMSARIAHEQALFSSGDRTVSKVIDHAASRGISIRDAVRDLRFNDEFHISRDRSYDEFLPWSIVDSGLSFEFLKTEHEKSQASLSSKPCPAVEKCTTCGVCPSTWLADAPESMVRIQPLKIREILSAQADV; encoded by the coding sequence ATGAGCAAACGCATCGTTCAAAGCTATCAGAAGATCCTCGAACGTGAAGACGGTTACACGATCAATCGCGGCGCGCAATTGCGCGTTGCACTTTGTTATCCGAACACGCACTCGGTCGGGATGGCGAATCTCGGTTTGCACACGATGTATGAACTCTTCAACCGCATTCCCGAGGTCGCTTGCGAACGCGTCTTTCTGCCGGATGACGCCGATCTGAGAGAATACGAAAAGACGGGAACGCCGCTTCTGAGCCTCGAAACGCAAACCCCGATCAGTGATTTCGATGTCGTCGCTTTTTCGATCTCGTTCGAGACCGACTACCTGAATATGGCGAAGATGCTGAAACTCGCCAAGATTCCCGTTTGGGCCAAAGATCGGAATCATTTTCACCCGTTGGTCGTGATGGGCGGCGCGGCGTCGTTCCTCAATCCCGAGCCGATCGCCGATTTTACGGACGTCATCGCCGTCGGCGAGGGCGAGATCCTCGCGTTCCAACTCGTCGACGCGATCCTCGAACACGATTCGCGCGACGAAACGCTGCGTCACCTCGCAAGCATCGGCCGCGGGTTTTATGTCCCGAACTTCTACGAGGTGATTTACAACGACGACGGCACGATTTTCGACTATTTGCCGAAACACGAAGGCGTTCCTAAGCGGGTCGGACGTGCGCTGGCGGCGATCAATCCGAAGGAAGGAACCCTCCGGCGTGCGATCAAGCGCGGCGAGACCGAACTGCACGATTTCCTTCTCGGCCAGGACGTCTTCTGCCCGTCGACCTCGGTGTGGTCTCCGGGCGCGGAAATGGGAGATCGGCTGCTTGTCGAGATCTCACGCGGGTGCTCGCAGGGCTGCCGATTCTGCTGGGCGGGTTACAACTATTACCCGCCGCGCGTCGTGCCGGCAAAGGATATTCTTGCGAAAGCCGCCGAATGGCGCAGCCGCACGAACAAGATCGGCCTGGTATCGACGGCGGTTTGCGATCATCCGGAGATCTCGACGATTCTCCGCGAACTCCGTGCGATGGACTACCGGATCTCGGTTTCGTCGCTCAGGTTGGATCAGATCTCGGACGAATTGCTCGACGCGCTCGTCGAATCCAAGGACCAGCAAATTGCCGTTGCCCCCGAAACGGGCTCGGACCGTTTGCGCCGCGTGATCAACAAGAATCTGACGAACGACGAGATCGTCGACATATGCGGCTCCGTGTTCGATCGCGGAATGCTGACGCTGAAACTGTATCTGATGGTCGGGCTCCCGACCGAAACCGACGAGGATCTTGACGAGATGTTCGTTCTTGTCGAGCGGATCAAAGACCGAATGCTCGAGGCGGGCAAGAAATTCGGCCGCGCCGGAAGGATCATTCCGAGCCTGAACGGCTTCGTTCCGAAGCCGAATACTCCGCTCCAGTGGGACGCGATCTGCGAAGAAAGAGAACTCAAACGGCGTTTGAAGTACGTTTGCAAAGGTCTGTCGCGGATCCCGAACGTCGAAGTTCGTTTTATGTCGGCGCGAATCGCCCACGAGCAGGCGCTTTTTTCGTCGGGCGACCGCACCGTTTCAAAGGTCATCGATCACGCCGCATCGCGCGGCATTTCGATCCGCGATGCCGTTCGCGACCTTCGCTTCAACGACGAGTTTCACATATCGCGCGATCGCTCCTACGACGAATTCCTCCCGTGGTCGATCGTCGATTCGGGACTTTCGTTCGAGTTTTTGAAAACCGAGCACGAAAAATCGCAGGCGAGCCTCTCATCGAAACCCTGTCCTGCGGTTGAAAAATGTACGACTTGCGGAGTTTGCCCGAGCACGTGGCTCGCTGACGCGCCGGAATCGATGGTTCGCATCCAACCCTTGAAGATCCGCGAGATCCTCAGCGCTCAGGCCGACGTTTAG
- a CDS encoding Smr/MutS family protein — MAKVGGGEQPAAWSASESVPAASAGGRAPGDVKIGVSVRTSFGVGRVERINGDIAEVLVGSMRLREPVAKLTVVEVEAVKESLGEKLRNQAKASNLRLDTEDMNAELNLIGRTTADAEYEIDRFLDEAYLASLPRVRIIHGFGTGALKNFVHHFLKGHAHIAKFGFAPQDQGGQGATIAELKQ; from the coding sequence TTGGCCAAGGTCGGCGGCGGCGAGCAACCCGCTGCCTGGTCGGCAAGCGAGTCGGTGCCGGCGGCGTCAGCGGGCGGGCGGGCGCCGGGAGATGTCAAGATCGGAGTCAGCGTGCGCACTTCCTTCGGCGTCGGCCGGGTCGAAAGGATCAACGGCGATATCGCCGAAGTCCTCGTCGGCTCGATGCGTCTGCGCGAACCGGTCGCGAAGTTGACCGTCGTCGAGGTCGAGGCAGTCAAAGAATCTCTCGGCGAAAAGCTCCGGAATCAGGCAAAAGCTTCGAATCTCAGACTCGACACCGAGGATATGAACGCCGAACTGAATCTGATCGGCCGGACGACGGCCGACGCCGAATACGAGATCGACCGATTCCTTGACGAAGCATATCTGGCGTCATTGCCGCGCGTTCGGATAATCCACGGTTTCGGCACCGGCGCGCTGAAGAATTTTGTTCATCATTTTCTAAAGGGCCACGCCCACATCGCCAAATTCGGCTTCGCGCCGCAGGACCAAGGCGGCCAGGGCGCGACGATCGCGGAGTTGAAGCAGTGA